The window ACTTTACCGCTTTTTTCTCAAGAGGCGGATATCTTGATTCCCTCCGCCAAAAAGGGGCCGTTCCGATGAACGTGGTTCCGGGACTTGGCGATCATAACGTAGGCATGAATCTTGCCGCAGGTATTTTGGCGGCTTTATTCCATGCGAAGACCAAAGGAGTCGGCGAAAAGGTCGAGACATCCCTTTTCGAAAGTGCCATCTACAATATGGGTATGATGGTTCAGGCATCTAATTACGAAGGGATTGCTCAGCAATATCCGATTGATGTAAGAAAAGCCGCCAATCCCTTTAATGCCGCATGGAGAACCAAGGATGAGCGCTTCATTCAGACCTGTATGCCAGATTATAATACATATTACAAGGCATTTATTACAGCTATCGGCAGAGCGGATCTTGTGGATAACGAAAACTATTTCCCGATCCTGACCTGCCAGAAAAAAGGTCTCACATCCGAAGTATACGACATTGTTATGGATGCATTCAGTAAGAAAACCGTAGCGGAATGGAAACCGATTCTGGAAGCTGCAGATGTTCCGTTCGCAGTTGCGCAGAACTGGACGGAAATTAGAAACGACAAGCAGGCGGAGGCGAATAACTGCTTCTATGACATGAAGTACTCCAACGGCAATACAAGAAGGCTTGTAAGGCTTCCGGTCAAGTTCCAGGAGATGGGCGTTCCGGATTACCGACCGGGTCCGATGATCGGCGAGCAGGGATCGGATATATTAAAAGAACTTGGATATAGTGACGCACAGATTAAGGATATGCTTGAAAAAAAATCTTTGTATGTGTGGAAAGATGAGCGCAAATTAAATAAAGGTTAAGTAAATGGCAAAAAAGACTGTTGTCGATTAAGACAGACTTTCGGGGACAGTCTTTTTCCTTGAAATTTATGTAATTCCACAGGTGAAATTATGGACCTTATCAGTAAGACAATCAGCGAATGCTTAAAAGAGCGGGTCAATATCAGTGGAAAGCGGACAGCCATTGAAATGGATGACTGGAGCTGTACATTTGAACAATTGGATCGGTTTTCGAATATTCTTGCCATTCAGATGGGAAAATATGGAATAGGAAAAGGAACCCATGTCGGAATATGGAGTGTCAACAGCCCGAATTGGGTGTCCACTTTTCTGGCACTTACTAAGATTGGCGCTATCCCCGTACTTGTCAACACGTGTTTTAAAGAGGAAGAGGTCACGCAGATACTGAATTATGCTGACGTGGAAGTGCTGTACTATGGTGCAGGCTATAAAACGATCGTCTTTGAAGACCTTATTGCGAGAATAAGGAATAAAACGCCAAAGGTAAGACATTTCGTTCATATTGATGCGAAGGAAGCCGGAACGTGGATCAATGAAGACGATTTCGGAAGAGAAATGAACTCTCCGAAAGCTCTGGCGGAATTGGAACAGAAAAAAAAGAAAATTAAACCGACTGATACGGCTTGTATGATTTTTACTTCGGGAACCACTTCATTTCCTAAAGGCGTGCTTCTCAGTCACCACAGCCTTGTGAATAATTCCCTTGCCATGATCAGAGCCATGCATTGGAATGAATTTGACAAGATGTGCATTACGGTGCCAATGTTCCATTGCTTTGGGGTGACGGCCGGAATCATAGCCTGTTTACTCAGCGGTGCGGAAATGGATCTGCTGCCTTATTTCAAGACGTCTGCCGTATGGGACGCGCTCGAAAAAGGAAATTGTACCATACTGAACGGCGTACCGAGTATGTTTTTAGCGTTGATTCGGAAACCGGAATATCAGGACAGACGTGCAAACGGCCTAAAATCCGGTATTATAGCGGGTTCTCCGGTCACTCCGGAAGAATACATGGAAATCTGCGGCAGGTTTCCCAATATGCACTTACAGCCCTCGTATGGCCAGTCTGAGACTTCTCCGTGTGTGACGATAGCGAATTGGGACGATCCCAGTGGAAAAAAAAGCAAATCGGCCGGAAGGCTGATTGACCATGTAAATGCGCGCATAGCAGATATGAGCACCGGCAGCGTACTTGAACAGGGCGGAGACGGTGAGATTCAGGTGAAAGGCTATAACGTTATGCTTGGTTATTACCAGCTTCCAGAGGCTACCGCCAAGGCTTTTACCAGTGATGGCTGGCTGAAAACAGGGGATATCGGTCACTTTGATAAAAACGGAGAGCTTCATATTACGGGAAGACTGAAAGAAATGATCATAAGAGGGGGAGAAAACATCTCTCCCGAAGAAATAGAGCGGGTAATAAAAAAACTAAACTGGGTTGAGCAGGTCAAAGTAGTAGGTATCCCTGCCGATGTGCTGCAGGAAGAAATTGCGGCATGCGTCATTTCAAAGCAGGGATGCAAACTGAACAAAAGCGAATTCTTCGACTTTTTAAAGCCGAGATTGGCGCATTATAAAGTGCCCGCCTATCTATTGGGTTTTGACTCATTCCCGGTGAATGCAAGCGGAAAAGTTGAACTGAAAAATCTGAAATCAAAAGCAGCTGCAATGGTCAAAGAAGGAAAGCGGATTTAAGAAGACGGATTTTATACTCTCTCCGTTTTTCTGCATTGCGTTTCACTAAGCGAGGAAGTTAATATTATTTTTAGTGGGAGGAAAAAAATATGGCAGATGCGTATTTTACAGAGCAACATGAATTAATCAGAAAGTTAGCCCGTGAATTCGCTGAGAAAGAATTTACCAAAGAAATACTGGACACGGTTGAGGCGACCGGAGTTTTTCCTGAAGAGCTGCTTGATAAAATGGCGGTAGCGGGATTCTTCGGAATTAAGATTCCAAAGGAATTAGGCGGACAGGGCGCGGACGCACGCTCTTATGTTTTGGCTATGGAAGAAGTTGCAAGAGTATCCGGTGTGGCGAGCATTTATGTATCCAGCCCGAACTCTCTTTCGGGTGGGCCGCTGCTTCTTGCGGGAAATGACGAGCAGAAGGCAAAATATCTTACGTCGGTTGTAACCGGTAAGAAGAAACTGGCATTTGCCCTTACCGAGCCGGGTGCGGGTTCCGATGTGGGTGGCCTCGTGACTACCGCGGTGAAAGACGGAGATCATTATATACTCAACGGGCGCAAATGCTTCATAACGATGGCTCCGCTTGCGGATTATTCGGTAATCTTCGCAAAGACCGATATGACAAAGGGCAATAAGGGCATTTCGGCATTCGTGATTGACATGAAAGCACCGGGCGTAAGTTGCGGCAAGCCTGAGGACAAAATGGGCATTATAGGATGCGCAACCTCGGATATTATTCTCGATAACGTAATCGTTCCGGAATCCGACCGCCTCGGTGAAGAGGGAGACGGATTTAAGATCGCCATGAAAACGCTTAATACAGGACGTCTGGGTGTTGCGGCCCAGTCGATCGGCGTTGCGCAGGGATGCCTTGACGAAGCAATCAAGTATGCCAAGGAAAGAAAGCAGTTTGGGAAGAGAATTGGGGACTTTCAGGCTATTGGTTTTATGATAGCGGACATGGCGACAAAGCTCGAGGCAGCAAAGCAGTTGACGTACAAAACTGCATATCTCATGGATACAAAGCAGGATGCTACCCTCAATGCGTCCATGGCAAAGTATTACTCTGCAGAGGTCTGCAACGAGATTGCAGGCAAGGCTGTGCAGATCCATGGCGGATATGGTTTCATTAAAGATTACAAGATCGAGCGGATGTATCGCGACTGCCGTGTGTTCACTATCTACGAAGGGAGCAGCCAGGTTCAGCAGATAGTAATCAGCAAAACATTACTGAAGAAGTAAAAGGGAGGATTGGCGAACATGAAAATATTGGTATGTGTAAAACAGGTTCCGGATACGAATGAAGTAAAAATAGATCCTGTTAAAGGGACCCTTATTCGTGAGGGCGTTCCCAGCATTCTTAATCCGGATGATGCCAATGCGCTTGAGGCGGCGCTCCGGATTAAGGATAAAGATCCAACCACGCAGATTGTGGTGCTTACCATGGGGCCGCCGCAGGCTACCTATATGTTAAGGGAATGTCTTGCAATGGGAGCGGATGAAGCTTATCTGTTAAGCGACCGTGCATTTGGCGGAGCGGATACCTGCGCGACGTCAACAACCATCGCGGGAGGAATCAAAAAAATTTCGGGTGCAGATATCATCTTTGCAGGGCGTCAGGCTATCGATGGCGATACCGCGCAGGTAGGACCTCAGGTCGCACAGCGCTTGGGTATTCCGGTCGTAACTTACGTTCAGGATATCAAAATGGGTGACGGCAAAGTAACGGTACAGAGACAATTGGAAGACGGGTATGAAATAGTCGAGGCTCAGATGCCATGTCTCCTTACATGCGTAAAGGAATTGAATGAGCCTAGGTACATGTCGATAGGCTCGATCGTAGATGCCTACAAGAAGGATATCACGGTATGGAGCCATACGGAGGTTTGCCTTGACGCGAAGGAATGCGGACTGAATGCTTCCCCGACACAGGTGTTTCGTTCCTTTACACCGCCGCAGAAGGGCAAGGGCGAGATGCTCACTGGATCAGAT of the uncultured Caproiciproducens sp. genome contains:
- a CDS encoding CaiB/BaiF CoA-transferase family protein produces the protein MSKPLEGVRVVELANFIAAATAGRFMADLGADVIKIESPNGDPLRYTAPSEGRPLDMYENTTWDLENGNKRCISLNLKNPDGKEAFYKLLDTADVLITNWRVQALQRMGLDYESLKGRYPKLVYAICTGYGEYGPDNGLPGFDFTAFFSRGGYLDSLRQKGAVPMNVVPGLGDHNVGMNLAAGILAALFHAKTKGVGEKVETSLFESAIYNMGMMVQASNYEGIAQQYPIDVRKAANPFNAAWRTKDERFIQTCMPDYNTYYKAFITAIGRADLVDNENYFPILTCQKKGLTSEVYDIVMDAFSKKTVAEWKPILEAADVPFAVAQNWTEIRNDKQAEANNCFYDMKYSNGNTRRLVRLPVKFQEMGVPDYRPGPMIGEQGSDILKELGYSDAQIKDMLEKKSLYVWKDERKLNKG
- a CDS encoding class I adenylate-forming enzyme family protein; this translates as MDLISKTISECLKERVNISGKRTAIEMDDWSCTFEQLDRFSNILAIQMGKYGIGKGTHVGIWSVNSPNWVSTFLALTKIGAIPVLVNTCFKEEEVTQILNYADVEVLYYGAGYKTIVFEDLIARIRNKTPKVRHFVHIDAKEAGTWINEDDFGREMNSPKALAELEQKKKKIKPTDTACMIFTSGTTSFPKGVLLSHHSLVNNSLAMIRAMHWNEFDKMCITVPMFHCFGVTAGIIACLLSGAEMDLLPYFKTSAVWDALEKGNCTILNGVPSMFLALIRKPEYQDRRANGLKSGIIAGSPVTPEEYMEICGRFPNMHLQPSYGQSETSPCVTIANWDDPSGKKSKSAGRLIDHVNARIADMSTGSVLEQGGDGEIQVKGYNVMLGYYQLPEATAKAFTSDGWLKTGDIGHFDKNGELHITGRLKEMIIRGGENISPEEIERVIKKLNWVEQVKVVGIPADVLQEEIAACVISKQGCKLNKSEFFDFLKPRLAHYKVPAYLLGFDSFPVNASGKVELKNLKSKAAAMVKEGKRI
- a CDS encoding acyl-CoA dehydrogenase family protein; this encodes MADAYFTEQHELIRKLAREFAEKEFTKEILDTVEATGVFPEELLDKMAVAGFFGIKIPKELGGQGADARSYVLAMEEVARVSGVASIYVSSPNSLSGGPLLLAGNDEQKAKYLTSVVTGKKKLAFALTEPGAGSDVGGLVTTAVKDGDHYILNGRKCFITMAPLADYSVIFAKTDMTKGNKGISAFVIDMKAPGVSCGKPEDKMGIIGCATSDIILDNVIVPESDRLGEEGDGFKIAMKTLNTGRLGVAAQSIGVAQGCLDEAIKYAKERKQFGKRIGDFQAIGFMIADMATKLEAAKQLTYKTAYLMDTKQDATLNASMAKYYSAEVCNEIAGKAVQIHGGYGFIKDYKIERMYRDCRVFTIYEGSSQVQQIVISKTLLKK
- the etfB gene encoding electron transfer flavoprotein subunit beta, with the translated sequence MKILVCVKQVPDTNEVKIDPVKGTLIREGVPSILNPDDANALEAALRIKDKDPTTQIVVLTMGPPQATYMLRECLAMGADEAYLLSDRAFGGADTCATSTTIAGGIKKISGADIIFAGRQAIDGDTAQVGPQVAQRLGIPVVTYVQDIKMGDGKVTVQRQLEDGYEIVEAQMPCLLTCVKELNEPRYMSIGSIVDAYKKDITVWSHTEVCLDAKECGLNASPTQVFRSFTPPQKGKGEMLTGSDNEMAKILIGKLNEKHLI